Proteins encoded by one window of Channa argus isolate prfri chromosome 1, Channa argus male v1.0, whole genome shotgun sequence:
- the LOC137127040 gene encoding craniofacial development protein 2-like — translation MQQFTTVRVYSVHFINSQMQPQGGTSQCLLVPVPSLDKCRGLWQEGRKTHAKSNMRIVTMTSIPDRSGPGLTTTATGAVDLQGTGGNWTIVGRRRRRRGGRCVHRQREKSKAKNVGLTVGTLNVGTMTGKARELIDMMQRRKVDILCVQETRWKGSKARSLGAGFYHGSDRKRNGVGVILKEDFVRNVLEVKRVSDRLMSLKLEVEGVMFNVVSGYAPQVGCELEEKEKFWSELDEVMQSISRGERVVIGAEFNGHVGEGNRGDETVMGRFGVQDRNTEGQMVVDFAKRMEMAVVNTFFQKRQEHRVTYKSGGRSTQVDNILCRRCNLKEISDCKVLVGESVARQHRMVVCKMMLVVRKIRRTKAEQRTKWWKLKKEECCVVFREELRQNLGGLEVLPDDWTTTANLIRETGRKVLGVSSGKRKADKETWWWNEEVQECIQGKRLAKKKWDTED, via the coding sequence atgcagcagtttactactgtcagagtttACAGTGTACATTTTATCAACAGtcaaatgcaaccgcaagggggcacaagccagtgtcttcttgtgccagtcccaagtctggataaatgcagagggttgtggcaggaagggcgtaaaacacatgccaaatcaaacatgcgaatcgtgacaatgacttccataccggatcggtcggggcccgggttaacaacgaccgccaccggtgctgttgacctacagggtaccggtggaaattggactattgttggtcgaagacgaagaagaagaggaggaaggtgtgttcataggcagagagagaagagcaaagctaagaatgtaggactgacagtagggactttgaatgttggtactatgacagggaaggctagggagttgatcgacatgatgcagagaaggaaggtggacatactgtgtgtccaggagaccaggtggaaaggtagcaaggctagaagcttaggagcagggttctaccatgggtcagataggaagagaaatggagtaggagttatactgaaagaggattttgtgaggaatgttctagaggtgaaaagagtatcagacaggttgatgagtctgaagctggaagtcgaaggggtgatgttcaatgttgtgagtggttatgccccacaggtaggatgtgagttagaagagaaggagaaattctggagtgagttagatgaagtgatgcagagcatctccagaggtgagagagtggtcattggtgcagagttcaatgggcatgtaggtgaagggaacagaggtgatgagactgtgatgggcaggtttggtgttcaggacaggaacacagaaggtcagatggtggttgactttgcaaagaggatggaaatggctgtagtaaacactttctttcagaagaggcaggaacatagggtgacgtacaagagcggagggagaagcactcaggtagacaacatcttgtgtagacgttgtaatctgaaagagatcagtgactgtaaagtgttggtaggggagagtgtagccagacaacacaggatggtggtgtgtaaaatgatgctggtggtgaggaagataaggaggactaaggcagagcagaggacgaagtggtggaagttgaaaaaggaagaatgttgtgtagttttcagggaggagctgagacagaatctgggtggtttggaggtgcttccagatgactggacaactacagctaatttgatcagggagacaggtaggaaagtactcggtgtgtcatctggaaagaggaaagcggacaaggagacttggtggtggaacgaggaagttcaggagtgtatacagggaaagaggttagctaagaagaagtgggacacagaggactga